One window of Botrimarina mediterranea genomic DNA carries:
- a CDS encoding TolC family protein — MKTTHRTGHSLAGVAIVGMMAIAAMAPPIVSAQESAGTLRNPLDPSPPIERLPPPAALTSAEASEGGLSLKDLEAIALSQNPSIARVYALVGAAKGAWVQAGLPPNPSLGYDGQQLGSGGLAEQHGVAFGQEIVTGGKLRLSRSVAQKRIEVAEQQFAAQRQRVLTDVRVAFYQVLIAQRQIELAEELIRVSGEGTKTVDALFRSKEVGRVDMLQAQLESEQAQIALQSARNRHEAAWRSLAAVIGDPTFSIRPLSGDPAAPAKEIEFDIALSRLRRSSPEVSAAVAELDRARFAVDRARVEPIPNINFMGLVNWQDNGIGGKADGGVAVTVPIPLWNRNQGAIAQAEREVAAARQAIDQVELSLQQRLAPVYETYADARNQVERYRETILPAADEALTLSRKMYGAGEANYLNVLTAQRTYAQTKSNYLDAALRLRISEVVIEGMLLSGSLDTGQGVDQAYAPSTAGREMQTTPLFFNR; from the coding sequence ATGAAAACAACCCATCGCACGGGCCACTCGCTCGCGGGGGTCGCTATCGTTGGGATGATGGCTATCGCCGCGATGGCGCCGCCAATCGTCTCCGCACAGGAGTCGGCGGGGACATTGAGGAACCCACTCGATCCCTCGCCGCCGATCGAGCGACTGCCGCCTCCCGCCGCGCTGACATCCGCCGAGGCGTCGGAGGGAGGACTGTCGCTCAAGGACTTAGAAGCGATCGCGCTCTCGCAGAACCCTTCGATCGCCCGCGTCTACGCCCTCGTCGGGGCCGCCAAAGGCGCCTGGGTCCAAGCGGGCCTGCCCCCGAACCCGTCTCTTGGCTACGACGGGCAGCAGCTGGGCAGCGGCGGCTTGGCCGAACAGCACGGCGTAGCGTTCGGCCAAGAGATCGTCACCGGCGGCAAGTTGCGGCTCAGCCGTTCCGTTGCTCAGAAACGCATCGAAGTCGCCGAACAACAGTTCGCCGCCCAGCGACAACGCGTGCTCACCGATGTCCGCGTCGCGTTCTATCAAGTCCTCATCGCGCAGCGCCAGATCGAGCTGGCGGAGGAGTTGATCCGGGTGAGCGGCGAGGGGACGAAAACCGTCGACGCCTTGTTCCGATCGAAGGAAGTGGGCCGCGTCGACATGCTTCAGGCGCAACTCGAATCCGAGCAGGCCCAGATTGCCCTGCAGAGCGCGAGGAACCGGCACGAGGCGGCGTGGCGTTCCCTCGCCGCTGTGATTGGTGACCCGACGTTCTCGATCCGGCCGCTAAGCGGCGACCCGGCCGCGCCCGCCAAGGAGATCGAGTTCGACATCGCCCTTTCCAGGCTGCGACGCAGCAGCCCCGAGGTCAGCGCCGCGGTCGCTGAGTTAGACCGAGCCCGCTTCGCCGTCGACCGGGCGCGGGTCGAGCCGATCCCCAACATCAACTTCATGGGCCTGGTGAACTGGCAGGACAACGGCATTGGCGGCAAGGCCGACGGGGGCGTGGCGGTCACCGTGCCGATCCCGCTCTGGAACCGCAACCAAGGCGCCATCGCTCAAGCCGAGCGAGAGGTGGCAGCCGCTCGCCAAGCCATCGATCAAGTCGAGCTGAGCCTGCAGCAACGGCTCGCGCCCGTCTATGAAACCTACGCCGACGCCCGCAACCAAGTAGAACGTTACCGGGAGACGATCCTCCCCGCCGCCGACGAGGCCCTTACCCTCTCAAGAAAGATGTACGGGGCGGGTGAAGCGAACTACCTTAACGTGCTGACGGCGCAACGGACCTATGCCCAGACCAAGAGCAACTACCTCGACGCCGCTCTCCGCCTGCGAATCTCTGAAGTGGTGATCGAGGGCATGCTGCTATCGGGCAGTCTCGACACTGGCCAAGGCGTTGATCAGGCGTACGCGCCATCGACGGCTGGACGAGAGATGCAAACGACGCCGTTGTTCTTCAACCGTTAG
- a CDS encoding DUF3147 family protein: MAYLLRVVVAAGIIVAVSELSKRSPRYGALLLSLPLTSILAFAFSWRQHQDLASISTLAKDTLVLVPLGLPFFVPLALASHYGWNFYAAFAAGLLLASATIGTWLISASKCSDA; the protein is encoded by the coding sequence ATGGCGTATCTCCTCCGGGTGGTTGTGGCGGCAGGGATCATCGTCGCTGTGTCGGAGCTGTCAAAACGCTCACCCCGTTACGGCGCACTGCTGCTATCGCTCCCGCTAACCAGCATCCTCGCCTTCGCTTTCAGCTGGCGACAGCACCAGGACCTCGCGTCAATCTCAACACTCGCGAAAGACACGCTCGTATTGGTGCCTTTGGGCCTGCCGTTCTTTGTCCCGCTTGCACTGGCGTCGCACTACGGATGGAACTTTTACGCCGCGTTCGCCGCAGGGCTACTGCTCGCATCGGCGACGATCGGGACATGGTTAATAAGTGCTAGCAAGTGCAGTGACGCATAA